In Anaerolineae bacterium, a single genomic region encodes these proteins:
- the thyX gene encoding FAD-dependent thymidylate synthase has product MRVELIAITRFLKGDGSPEALIEHAGRVCYRSQSHGDPASFIKARIRDGHESIIEHASATFEISGISRACSHQLVRHRLASYSQESQRYVSMDNPEWVLPPSIANDEEARKIWEQFAEKVKEAYRALRARGIAKEDARFVLPNATATRIVVTMNFRELRHFFRVRISPQAQWEIRELAVRMLEIIYPYAPAVFEDLREELHQRYPHFFTLGFSGGLLQEVGEK; this is encoded by the coding sequence ATGCGGGTTGAACTTATCGCAATTACCCGATTTTTAAAGGGCGATGGAAGCCCCGAAGCCCTTATAGAACATGCCGGCCGGGTGTGCTACCGAAGCCAGAGCCATGGAGATCCAGCTTCTTTCATAAAGGCTCGGATTCGCGACGGGCATGAAAGTATAATTGAGCACGCTTCGGCAACCTTTGAAATCAGCGGCATCTCCCGAGCTTGCAGCCATCAATTGGTCCGCCACCGGTTAGCCTCCTACTCGCAGGAAAGCCAGCGATATGTATCCATGGATAATCCGGAATGGGTCCTCCCGCCTTCCATTGCCAACGACGAAGAAGCCCGGAAAATATGGGAGCAATTTGCCGAAAAGGTAAAAGAGGCCTATCGGGCTCTGCGCGCCCGGGGTATTGCCAAGGAAGATGCACGTTTCGTTTTACCTAACGCCACAGCTACCCGCATCGTGGTCACGATGAATTTCCGGGAGCTCCGCCACTTTTTCCGGGTACGCATTTCCCCCCAGGCTCAGTGGGAGATAAGAGAGCTCGCCGTTCGCATGCTGGAGATCATTTACCCCTACGCCCCAGCCGTATTTGAGGATTTGCGGGAAGAATTGCATCAAAGATATCCCCATTTCTTTACTTTAGGCTTTTCGGGTGGATTACTTCAGGAGGTAGGGGAAAAGTGA
- a CDS encoding acetate--CoA ligase, which produces MLEAFIAPKSVAVIGASRDPAKLGYGVLSNIIKSGFQGKIYPINPNATEILGLRCYPSILSVPDEVDLAVIVIPAPLVLQAAEDCGKKGVKGLIVISAGFKEVGKEGLEREKALVEIARRYGLRILGPNVLGFIDTVIPLNASFAASMALPGSIAFMSQSGALCTSVLDMSITEGIGFSRFVSLGNKADLNEVDFLELWEEDPNTRVIAAYLEGVVNGPRFLEIAQRVTRSKPVIAIKAGTTGAGARAVSSHTGTLAGSEKAYEAAFKQSGIIRARSVQDLFDLAVGFARQPLLEKNSIAIITNAGGPGIMAVDACERAGLSIATLSPETIAFLRGRLPPAASVLNPVDVLGDALADRYAVALEAVLKDPNVGGVLVILSPQVMTQVEETARAVGEIASRYSKPVLASFMGRATIERGVRILREYSIPNYEVPERAVAVFKAMWEYKEWIEKPIPEIPTFEFDVEVIRKTIAQAWDEGRLFLGDAEARAIMEACGIKGPRTALARTPEEAVAIAEEIGYPVVMKIASPDIIHKTDIGGVKLNIQSPSEVRDTFELLVYRATRYMPDATIWGCQVQQMVRGGKEVIVGMSRDPQFGPLVMFGLGGIYVEVLKDVSFRIAPISREEAEEMVNEVKSIQLLKGVRGEPPRDIRAVVDVILRVAKLVVDFPEIVEMDINPLMVLEEGKGAMAVDMRITLSPRN; this is translated from the coding sequence ATGCTTGAGGCTTTTATCGCTCCTAAGTCTGTGGCGGTTATAGGGGCCTCCAGGGATCCCGCAAAACTCGGTTATGGGGTGCTTTCAAACATCATAAAATCCGGTTTCCAGGGCAAAATATACCCCATAAACCCCAACGCCACTGAAATCCTGGGCTTAAGGTGTTACCCATCTATTCTTTCGGTGCCGGATGAGGTGGATCTGGCGGTTATTGTAATTCCTGCTCCCCTCGTGCTTCAGGCCGCAGAAGATTGCGGGAAAAAGGGGGTTAAAGGTCTAATTGTTATCTCTGCTGGATTTAAAGAGGTGGGAAAGGAGGGTTTAGAAAGGGAAAAAGCCCTTGTAGAAATAGCCAGACGCTATGGGTTACGAATCCTCGGGCCCAACGTCCTGGGCTTTATAGATACCGTAATCCCTCTCAATGCTTCCTTTGCTGCCTCCATGGCCCTGCCTGGTTCCATCGCTTTTATGTCCCAATCAGGGGCACTGTGCACTTCGGTCCTGGATATGTCCATTACGGAAGGGATAGGCTTTTCCAGATTTGTAAGTCTTGGGAACAAAGCTGACCTCAATGAGGTAGATTTTCTGGAACTATGGGAAGAAGACCCCAATACAAGGGTTATAGCTGCCTATCTTGAGGGAGTGGTCAACGGCCCTCGCTTTCTGGAGATAGCCCAGAGGGTCACTCGCTCCAAGCCCGTAATAGCCATAAAGGCAGGGACTACAGGTGCAGGTGCCAGAGCTGTGTCCTCTCACACTGGAACCTTAGCGGGCTCGGAAAAAGCCTACGAAGCCGCCTTTAAGCAATCGGGGATAATAAGGGCAAGGTCGGTGCAGGATCTTTTTGACCTGGCAGTAGGCTTTGCGCGCCAGCCGCTGCTGGAAAAAAACTCCATCGCCATCATAACTAATGCCGGTGGGCCAGGGATAATGGCTGTTGATGCCTGTGAACGAGCGGGACTTAGTATCGCCACCCTCTCTCCCGAAACCATAGCCTTCCTGAGGGGGCGCCTCCCTCCAGCTGCAAGTGTCTTGAACCCGGTGGATGTCCTGGGGGATGCACTGGCAGACCGCTATGCGGTAGCCTTAGAGGCAGTCCTTAAAGACCCCAATGTGGGCGGGGTTTTGGTTATCCTTTCCCCTCAGGTTATGACTCAGGTTGAAGAAACGGCCAGGGCTGTAGGGGAAATCGCTTCTCGTTATTCCAAACCTGTTTTAGCTTCTTTCATGGGGCGCGCTACTATTGAAAGGGGCGTTCGCATCCTCAGAGAATATAGCATCCCCAATTACGAAGTCCCGGAAAGAGCTGTGGCTGTTTTCAAAGCCATGTGGGAATACAAAGAGTGGATAGAGAAACCCATCCCGGAAATTCCAACCTTTGAATTTGATGTGGAAGTTATAAGAAAGACAATAGCTCAAGCCTGGGATGAAGGTCGCCTGTTTCTGGGGGATGCTGAAGCCAGAGCTATTATGGAGGCTTGTGGGATAAAGGGGCCTCGTACTGCTCTCGCCCGCACTCCCGAAGAAGCTGTTGCCATCGCCGAAGAAATAGGCTATCCCGTAGTAATGAAGATAGCTTCCCCTGACATCATCCACAAGACTGACATAGGAGGAGTTAAGCTGAATATCCAGAGTCCTTCCGAAGTCCGGGACACTTTTGAACTTCTGGTTTACAGGGCTACCCGTTACATGCCCGATGCCACCATCTGGGGTTGCCAGGTTCAGCAAATGGTCAGGGGGGGTAAAGAGGTGATAGTAGGGATGAGCAGGGATCCGCAATTTGGCCCCCTTGTTATGTTCGGCCTGGGAGGAATTTATGTGGAAGTCCTCAAGGATGTGTCCTTCAGGATCGCCCCTATATCCAGAGAAGAAGCAGAGGAGATGGTAAACGAGGTGAAGTCAATCCAGCTTCTCAAGGGGGTAAGAGGAGAGCCACCCAGGGATATAAGGGCCGTGGTAGATGTAATCCTAAGGGTTGCGAAGCTGGTTGTGGATTTTCCCGAAATCGTGGAGATGGATATAAACCCGCTTATGGTCCTGGAAGAGGGGAAAGGGGCTATGGCCGTGGATATGAGAATAACTTTAAGCCCTAGAAATTAA
- the csx15 gene encoding CRISPR-associated protein Csx15, with amino-acid sequence MILINFSHPLTQEHIAQIESFIRQRVEKVVEIPTQIDPQQPLVPQVRALADAAGFSPVEWQTLPILINPPSLNFIAVVLLAELHGRMGYFPPIIRMRPVVDEHGNRVVPPRFEVAEVIDLQTIREEARKRRQ; translated from the coding sequence ATGATTCTTATCAATTTTTCCCATCCTTTGACCCAGGAGCATATTGCGCAGATAGAAAGCTTTATCAGACAGAGGGTGGAAAAGGTGGTGGAAATTCCTACCCAGATTGACCCTCAGCAGCCCCTTGTGCCACAGGTACGTGCGCTGGCAGACGCAGCGGGATTCTCACCAGTAGAGTGGCAAACTCTGCCGATCTTAATTAACCCCCCGTCGCTTAACTTCATTGCCGTCGTTCTCCTGGCGGAACTTCATGGCCGTATGGGATATTTCCCCCCGATAATACGAATGAGGCCGGTGGTGGATGAGCACGGAAACAGGGTTGTCCCCCCTCGCTTTGAAGTTGCTGAAGTTATAGACCTTCAGACAATCCGTGAAGAAGCACGCAAAAGAAGACAATAG
- a CDS encoding glycosyltransferase family 2 protein: protein MREGLKVEISLPSVSVIVTAYNEQAFIETTIASILESGFPCELIVVDDGSTDQTPRILEKFGEKIKVITHPTNRGKGAAMASGLKEATGEIVIFCDAHLLGLKQHHLLFMVLPLVYGSAKAVLGVGIQEKIPLPLVDIGPLLVLTGQRAYYRSDLLPLVDEIEDLGYGVETFLLTKFPRNRTAVVLLPGLIHLTKQDMAPLLAVTVGYLREAIEILETLARIQGLAPKELIELRRRLSALLARYMGTDKKRALWPAFAADRPLRWFKRRPFIGFRLRRPHNATREEVHRSFKN, encoded by the coding sequence GTGAGGGAAGGGCTTAAAGTTGAAATCAGTTTGCCTTCTGTTTCAGTAATTGTAACGGCTTACAACGAGCAGGCGTTCATTGAAACGACCATTGCCTCAATCCTGGAGAGCGGTTTTCCCTGCGAACTCATCGTGGTTGATGATGGCTCAACCGATCAAACCCCAAGAATACTTGAAAAGTTCGGCGAAAAAATCAAAGTCATAACTCACCCCACCAACAGAGGCAAGGGCGCTGCAATGGCTTCAGGACTGAAGGAGGCCACCGGTGAAATTGTGATTTTCTGCGATGCTCACCTTTTGGGGCTCAAGCAGCACCACTTGCTATTTATGGTGTTGCCACTGGTTTACGGTTCGGCCAAGGCTGTCCTGGGTGTTGGGATACAGGAGAAAATCCCTCTTCCGCTGGTGGATATCGGCCCTCTCCTGGTTTTAACGGGCCAGCGCGCTTACTACAGGTCAGATTTACTGCCCCTGGTGGATGAGATAGAGGACCTCGGTTATGGAGTGGAAACCTTTCTTCTGACCAAGTTCCCCCGGAATAGAACCGCCGTAGTCTTGCTTCCAGGACTAATCCATTTGACAAAACAGGATATGGCACCTCTTTTGGCTGTTACAGTGGGATACTTAAGAGAGGCCATTGAGATCCTGGAGACCCTGGCGAGAATTCAGGGCTTAGCCCCTAAAGAGCTCATAGAATTGAGAAGAAGGCTTTCCGCGCTGCTGGCCAGATACATGGGCACCGATAAAAAGAGAGCTCTCTGGCCTGCATTTGCCGCTGACCGCCCCTTGAGGTGGTTTAAACGCAGGCCATTCATTGGTTTTCGCCTCAGAAGACCCCACAATGCTACCAGGGAAGAGGTCCACAGGTCTTTTAAGAACTAA
- a CDS encoding PLP-dependent aminotransferase family protein, which translates to MEVDILTEIRAPISVFDGRYTTNWEEAFASRTHKMASSIIRELLKFTVHPDVISFAGGLPAPELFPIREVREACEYVLAHYGPASLQYGPTEGHPELRRLLAEKMQKYGVPAEEENILITTGSQQALDLVGKVFIDPGDYILTSEPTYVGAIQAWSAYGARFLTAPMDDEGIIVEHMEKLLQKYKVKFIYVLPNFHNPAGVTISEERRYKIIELAARHGTFIVEDDPYGELRFEGRDLVPLITLHKENVIYLCTLSKTLAPGLRIGWVTAPSRVINKLVLAKQGADLHTATFPQFVAADILGRGLLKEHVRKIRRVYKERRDVMIQAMEEFFPEGVTWTRPEGGLFLWVTMPEKVDSEKLLEKAKEERVAFVPGFAFYPNGGGRNCMRLNFSNQPPERIREGIRRLANAIKAELEE; encoded by the coding sequence ATGGAGGTTGATATTTTAACCGAAATCAGGGCGCCAATATCGGTTTTTGATGGGCGGTACACAACCAATTGGGAAGAAGCTTTCGCTTCTCGAACCCACAAAATGGCCAGCTCAATAATTAGAGAGCTTCTCAAATTTACTGTCCACCCCGATGTTATATCCTTTGCTGGGGGGCTGCCCGCTCCCGAGCTTTTCCCTATAAGAGAGGTGAGAGAAGCTTGCGAATACGTTTTAGCCCATTACGGTCCCGCATCTCTCCAATATGGCCCTACCGAAGGGCATCCAGAGCTGCGCCGCCTTCTGGCAGAAAAAATGCAAAAATATGGGGTCCCTGCTGAAGAGGAGAATATCCTCATAACCACAGGCTCCCAGCAAGCCCTTGACTTGGTGGGCAAAGTTTTCATAGACCCAGGAGATTACATTTTGACCAGTGAACCCACTTACGTGGGCGCAATCCAGGCTTGGAGCGCTTACGGAGCCCGGTTTCTGACGGCCCCCATGGACGATGAAGGTATAATCGTGGAGCATATGGAGAAGTTGCTGCAGAAATACAAGGTTAAGTTCATCTACGTTCTCCCCAACTTCCACAACCCTGCAGGAGTTACCATAAGCGAGGAGCGAAGGTACAAAATCATAGAGCTGGCAGCCCGCCATGGCACTTTTATCGTGGAGGATGACCCTTATGGGGAGCTGCGCTTTGAAGGAAGAGATCTTGTGCCCTTGATCACTCTCCATAAGGAAAACGTTATCTACCTCTGCACTTTATCCAAAACCCTGGCTCCAGGCCTCAGGATTGGATGGGTTACAGCCCCCAGTCGGGTCATAAACAAGCTGGTTCTGGCCAAGCAGGGTGCAGACCTCCACACCGCCACTTTCCCACAGTTTGTCGCGGCCGATATCCTGGGGCGAGGGCTTCTCAAGGAACACGTCCGCAAAATCCGCAGGGTTTACAAGGAGAGGAGAGATGTAATGATTCAGGCTATGGAGGAATTTTTCCCCGAAGGCGTTACCTGGACCAGACCCGAAGGTGGGCTCTTCCTGTGGGTCACCATGCCTGAAAAGGTAGACTCTGAGAAATTGCTGGAAAAAGCCAAGGAGGAAAGGGTGGCCTTCGTCCCGGGCTTCGCTTTCTATCCCAACGGTGGAGGGCGCAACTGCATGCGCCTGAATTTCTCCAACCAGCCTCCGGAGAGAATTCGGGAGGGAATAAGGCGTCTGGCTAACGCCATCAAGGCGGAGCTTGAAGAGTAA
- the amrB gene encoding AmmeMemoRadiSam system protein B: MSELSRGVAFILLLALLAGACARATPVISEIRKPAVAGQFYPSDPEELSRMVEAMLARAEKVLTSPPQILIVPHAGYIFSGQVAAWAFKQVEGLRYDAVVIIGVNHYVPGFQQVSVYAGDAFETPLGLVPIAGDIAKSLLKHEGIVFDKEPHKREHSIEVEVPFIQKALPDTPIVPIVVGEPVEKNAPLLADALAKVAKGRKLLFVASSDLSHYPSYQDARRVDRATLEAILSMDPQNFLKTTEEWMNKGIPNLGTCACGRGAILTALFLAQKLALNRATVLRYANSGDTPFGDAERVVGYGAVAFWKEEGDKPPPPSDLPAIDSLAPSIEPVALRPEQKERLLKIARETIAYFLDYGFAPLYKVEEELQRPSGVFVTLKKHGELRGCMGEILPQRPLFVATQWAALAAAFNDPRFSPLSREELDEVKLEISLLSIPQVLKDPEKVEVGKHGIIIVKEEKMGLLLPQVPIEEGWSREEFLRGVCRKAGLPEDAWKEKDVKLYVFTADVFGE, from the coding sequence ATGAGTGAACTTTCCCGGGGAGTAGCTTTTATTCTTCTTTTGGCTCTGCTCGCAGGAGCCTGCGCCCGAGCAACTCCTGTAATTTCAGAAATTCGCAAACCGGCGGTAGCTGGCCAGTTTTACCCTTCTGACCCTGAAGAACTTTCGCGAATGGTTGAGGCAATGCTGGCCAGAGCCGAAAAGGTCCTGACCTCACCTCCCCAGATCCTTATAGTCCCCCACGCCGGCTACATCTTTTCCGGCCAAGTGGCTGCCTGGGCTTTCAAACAGGTGGAAGGGCTCCGATACGATGCTGTTGTCATAATCGGGGTGAACCATTATGTGCCCGGTTTCCAGCAGGTTTCCGTTTACGCCGGTGATGCCTTTGAAACCCCTCTCGGCTTAGTCCCTATCGCCGGAGACATAGCTAAAAGCCTTCTGAAACACGAGGGCATAGTGTTCGATAAAGAACCCCACAAACGAGAGCACTCCATAGAAGTGGAAGTGCCTTTTATCCAGAAGGCTTTGCCTGACACCCCCATCGTTCCGATAGTGGTAGGGGAACCTGTGGAGAAAAATGCTCCCCTGCTGGCCGATGCTCTTGCGAAAGTCGCAAAGGGCCGCAAATTGCTTTTCGTCGCCAGCTCAGACCTATCCCATTACCCTTCTTATCAGGATGCCAGGAGAGTTGATCGCGCTACTCTGGAAGCAATCCTTTCAATGGATCCCCAAAATTTCCTCAAAACCACCGAGGAATGGATGAACAAAGGTATACCTAACCTCGGGACCTGTGCATGTGGGCGAGGGGCAATTTTAACGGCCTTGTTCCTGGCCCAAAAGCTTGCCCTGAACAGGGCTACAGTCCTCCGTTACGCTAATTCAGGCGACACACCTTTTGGAGATGCAGAAAGGGTGGTGGGATATGGAGCGGTTGCTTTCTGGAAAGAAGAGGGCGATAAGCCTCCTCCTCCCTCCGATTTGCCAGCTATTGATTCATTGGCTCCATCCATTGAACCTGTGGCCCTCAGGCCTGAGCAGAAAGAACGGCTCCTCAAAATAGCAAGAGAAACCATAGCTTACTTTCTGGATTATGGCTTTGCGCCCCTTTACAAAGTGGAAGAGGAACTGCAAAGGCCCAGTGGTGTTTTTGTCACCCTGAAAAAGCATGGGGAACTAAGAGGGTGCATGGGGGAAATTCTCCCTCAAAGGCCTCTTTTTGTGGCTACCCAATGGGCAGCCCTGGCGGCCGCCTTCAACGATCCACGCTTTTCACCCCTTTCCAGGGAAGAACTGGATGAAGTTAAGCTGGAAATTTCCCTGCTCTCCATTCCCCAGGTTCTGAAAGACCCGGAAAAAGTGGAGGTGGGCAAGCATGGAATTATAATCGTTAAAGAGGAAAAGATGGGACTTCTTCTACCCCAGGTTCCGATAGAAGAAGGGTGGAGTAGGGAAGAATTTTTGAGAGGTGTCTGCCGTAAAGCAGGCTTGCCCGAGGATGCGTGGAAAGAAAAGGATGTAAAACTTTACGTTTTCACTGCTGATGTTTTTGGGGAATAA
- a CDS encoding phosphotransacetylase family protein: MAVLYISSVEKFSGKSSFCFGIGKRLRQEGLSVAYMKPVSTAARQENGEVVDEDALFFKRYFQLSQPLSEIVPIALTPNVVEAILTGKIREDFEEKLKRACSDCARGRDLILLEGAGTLREGYIAGLSAPRVTQLLNAPALMIIKYTSDLGVVDDILAAQSRLEDRLLGIVINMVPRPRMQYVEEVIRPYIEAKGVKVFGILPHERILASITVKELVEVLDGEILCCPDKTDELIEYVMVGAMSVDLALSYFRRRPNKVVITGGDRPDIQLAALETSTKCVVLTGNIRPSPIILGRAEEVGIPMIVVRHDTFTSVELVENYFGRSRFYQERKVARFEELLNERFNFSLLRSSLGL, from the coding sequence ATGGCTGTGCTTTACATCTCTTCCGTTGAGAAATTTTCGGGCAAAAGCTCTTTTTGTTTCGGGATAGGCAAAAGGCTCAGGCAGGAGGGTCTGTCCGTAGCTTACATGAAGCCTGTAAGCACCGCAGCTCGCCAGGAAAATGGAGAGGTAGTAGACGAAGATGCTCTTTTCTTCAAACGCTATTTTCAGCTCTCTCAGCCTCTTTCGGAAATAGTCCCCATTGCTCTTACCCCCAATGTAGTGGAGGCTATATTAACGGGGAAAATTCGGGAGGATTTTGAAGAAAAGCTCAAGAGAGCGTGCTCCGATTGCGCCAGAGGTAGGGATTTAATATTGCTGGAGGGGGCTGGGACTCTCCGGGAAGGCTATATCGCTGGCTTGTCGGCCCCAAGGGTAACCCAACTCCTTAATGCCCCGGCTCTGATGATAATAAAGTATACCTCAGACCTGGGAGTGGTAGATGATATTCTGGCAGCTCAATCCCGCCTGGAGGATAGGCTCCTGGGGATCGTGATAAATATGGTGCCAAGACCCAGGATGCAGTATGTTGAAGAGGTTATTCGCCCATATATTGAAGCCAAAGGGGTAAAAGTGTTCGGAATTCTACCTCACGAAAGAATCCTGGCTTCTATAACAGTGAAAGAGCTGGTAGAGGTTCTGGACGGGGAAATCCTCTGTTGCCCTGATAAAACCGATGAACTTATAGAGTATGTGATGGTAGGAGCTATGAGCGTAGATTTAGCCCTTTCTTACTTCCGCCGTCGGCCCAATAAGGTAGTTATAACAGGAGGCGACAGGCCCGATATCCAGCTTGCGGCTCTGGAAACTTCCACCAAGTGCGTGGTGCTTACCGGGAATATCCGCCCAAGCCCAATTATCTTGGGCAGGGCCGAAGAAGTGGGAATACCCATGATTGTGGTCCGCCACGATACTTTTACCAGCGTGGAGCTGGTAGAGAATTACTTTGGCCGCAGCCGCTTCTATCAGGAGAGAAAGGTGGCCCGCTTTGAGGAACTCTTGAACGAACGATTCAACTTTTCCCTTCTGCGCTCTTCCCTCGGCTTATGA
- a CDS encoding helicase-associated domain-containing protein has product MKELRESLLEHELIMLEVIAQQWGLSPGQEGRQEFVKRLEARMKDPEAFSKILGRLTPEEREALDNLIRWGGKVLSSFFTRRYGPIRPFGPAKLLRERPWENPAGPAEKLWFLGLIFKTFELTESGLTEVIYIPQELIHLIPVSLEKMSTKALEPLIPAHSLRASHYLCEALFLYLVCLQKEPAQATAEGSLPPERAESIVSFIKERETWPPTGNDVFFTLVQHMAIALGLITLEAGKIRPFPERLRPWLKAPSHERLTGLWQVWLESVSWNELRLLPNLIWEETGRSNDPRLARRRIISFLARCPGNQWVSLDSFVNFIKEEEPDFQRPDGNYSSWYIRDRVTGEYLMGFEHWDKVEGALIRFIVTGPLYWLGVLELGTDEKGSVNSFRLSSWGEELLSRAPVRPHPEEPIVVRQDFTILVPREASLYHRFQVERFASWTGSTDQAYLYLITRSSLKEAFQRGITVEMILDFLRRATGGRLPSVVVQSLRRWARLYKTFTLRTITVLEAPAPWIMEKFREEPEFKELLRTMLSPTMALIEKRDIPKIEELLNRAGYFLRKETPPESQS; this is encoded by the coding sequence ATGAAAGAACTCAGGGAAAGCCTCCTGGAACACGAGCTAATAATGTTAGAGGTGATAGCTCAGCAGTGGGGGCTGAGCCCGGGTCAGGAAGGGCGACAGGAATTCGTCAAGCGCCTCGAGGCTCGCATGAAGGACCCAGAAGCTTTCAGCAAAATCCTGGGCCGCCTTACCCCGGAAGAGCGCGAAGCCCTTGACAATCTCATCCGCTGGGGAGGAAAAGTTCTGTCCTCTTTTTTTACCCGCCGTTATGGCCCCATAAGGCCTTTCGGACCCGCCAAACTGCTCCGGGAAAGGCCGTGGGAGAATCCCGCAGGCCCCGCCGAAAAACTATGGTTCCTAGGCCTAATTTTCAAGACCTTTGAGCTGACCGAAAGCGGCCTTACCGAAGTCATTTACATCCCCCAGGAGCTTATACACCTCATTCCGGTGTCATTGGAGAAGATGAGCACCAAAGCCCTGGAGCCCTTAATTCCCGCTCATTCATTGCGGGCCAGCCATTACCTGTGTGAAGCCCTCTTTCTTTATCTGGTTTGCCTGCAGAAAGAACCAGCCCAGGCTACTGCTGAGGGCTCTTTGCCCCCCGAGAGGGCTGAATCAATCGTCAGCTTCATCAAAGAGAGAGAAACCTGGCCTCCCACTGGAAATGATGTTTTCTTCACTTTGGTGCAGCATATGGCCATAGCTCTGGGCCTTATAACTTTAGAGGCCGGCAAAATCAGGCCTTTTCCCGAAAGGCTGCGCCCCTGGCTCAAGGCCCCCTCTCACGAAAGGCTGACGGGCCTGTGGCAGGTCTGGCTTGAAAGCGTCTCCTGGAATGAACTTCGTCTCCTCCCAAACCTCATCTGGGAGGAAACAGGTCGCTCCAACGACCCCCGCTTAGCTCGAAGGCGTATAATCTCTTTCCTGGCACGCTGTCCGGGGAATCAATGGGTATCCCTGGATTCTTTCGTTAACTTCATCAAAGAAGAGGAGCCCGATTTCCAGCGCCCCGATGGAAATTACAGTTCATGGTACATCCGCGACCGGGTTACCGGGGAATATCTAATGGGTTTTGAGCACTGGGATAAAGTTGAAGGAGCTTTGATTCGCTTCATCGTTACAGGCCCCCTCTACTGGTTGGGAGTTCTGGAGCTCGGGACGGATGAGAAAGGTAGTGTGAACTCTTTCCGCCTTTCCTCCTGGGGAGAAGAACTCCTCAGTAGAGCTCCCGTTAGACCCCATCCGGAAGAGCCTATAGTGGTTAGGCAGGATTTCACCATCCTGGTTCCCCGCGAGGCCAGCCTCTATCATCGCTTCCAGGTAGAGAGGTTTGCCTCATGGACTGGCTCTACGGACCAGGCTTACCTTTACCTGATAACTCGCTCATCCCTCAAGGAAGCATTCCAGCGGGGTATAACGGTAGAGATGATCTTGGATTTCCTTCGGAGAGCCACTGGGGGGCGTCTTCCATCTGTCGTAGTGCAATCCCTCAGACGCTGGGCGAGGCTCTACAAAACCTTTACCTTACGAACAATAACCGTCCTGGAAGCACCAGCGCCCTGGATTATGGAGAAATTCCGGGAGGAACCGGAGTTCAAAGAACTGCTGAGAACCATGCTTTCCCCCACTATGGCTTTAATAGAGAAACGCGACATACCTAAAATAGAGGAGCTTTTAAACCGGGCTGGCTACTTTTTGCGAAAAGAGACCCCTCCTGAGTCTCAAAGTTAA
- the prxU gene encoding thioredoxin-dependent peroxiredoxin (Most members of this family contain a selenocysteine.) gives MAELKDSCVRPARGPILPEVEPSVMPEKIALKEEVKMIARVGQEAIDFEANAYIEGVGFQPVKLSDYKGKWIVLCFYPGDFTFVUPTELAAVAARYEELKALGVEVLAISTDSRFVHKVWQEQELSKMVSGGVPFPMLEDPGGKIGRVYGVYDEAAGVDIRGRFIIDPDFVIRAMEVLTPEVGRNPDELIRQIKAFQHVRATGEVTPSGWQPGKTTLKPSPALVGKVWEVWKP, from the coding sequence ATGGCGGAACTTAAAGATAGCTGCGTCAGACCAGCGCGCGGACCAATCTTGCCGGAGGTTGAACCTTCAGTTATGCCTGAAAAAATAGCTTTAAAAGAGGAGGTCAAAATGATAGCAAGAGTTGGCCAGGAAGCCATTGACTTTGAAGCCAACGCCTACATTGAGGGCGTGGGTTTTCAGCCGGTCAAGCTTTCTGACTATAAAGGGAAGTGGATTGTTCTTTGCTTCTATCCGGGAGACTTTACCTTTGTCTGACCAACAGAACTGGCAGCGGTCGCTGCCCGATATGAAGAGCTCAAGGCTCTCGGTGTAGAAGTGCTGGCCATAAGCACCGACAGCCGTTTCGTGCACAAGGTCTGGCAGGAACAGGAATTATCAAAAATGGTCAGCGGAGGCGTCCCATTCCCAATGCTGGAAGATCCGGGAGGGAAAATAGGCAGAGTTTACGGGGTGTACGATGAAGCTGCCGGGGTAGATATTCGCGGCCGATTCATCATTGATCCGGACTTCGTTATTCGGGCGATGGAAGTTTTAACCCCGGAGGTGGGCCGGAATCCCGATGAATTGATAAGACAGATCAAAGCGTTCCAACATGTGCGAGCTACTGGAGAGGTAACCCCATCCGGCTGGCAGCCAGGCAAAACTACTCTTAAGCCCAGTCCAGCGCTGGTGGGTAAAGTTTGGGAGGTCTGGAAACCATAA